A single Neoarius graeffei isolate fNeoGra1 chromosome 23, fNeoGra1.pri, whole genome shotgun sequence DNA region contains:
- the LOC132871231 gene encoding C2 calcium-dependent domain-containing protein 4C, whose amino-acid sequence MWLLEKIRGSVEGNVLRHRDSGDNQSKGPTHSNVLTPDKIPDFFIPPKLVCCPPEADTPEMTPKNGLHSSTSEQIICSKTPQGGSRSPRLICKLTGDTKNLLKAANRHIIQIESADDLAAGDIGDLTTNADPQSQTAMSLPYVPKAQTSYGFTTLMESPHTRRKESLFHSDPTSPLTSPSAQRKTQGNSNHLNPGDCNTSHSNPYRYFSGGESDTCSSAESSPFGSPLLSRSASLLRMFTHETQAKVSRAKRSFARHSSLSTDDCSSVENSPNIQRRFRCPPSPAFGSRKAGASIDRLTQHTVKLHKGGMLRLCTDYDTQAARLRVRVLAAEDLYDKHVDVKSINCCVSLYLNPGKLQKQRSNIIKNSRNPVFNEDFFFDSLPAAQVKNLAIKMKVVNKGTSLKRDTLLGEREVPLKDLLHGI is encoded by the coding sequence ATGTGGCTCCTGGAGAAGATCCGTGGCTCTGTGGAAGGCAACGTACTGCGTCATCGCGACTCGGGTGACAACCAGTCCAAAGGGCCCACCCACAGCAATGTGCTCACACCCGATAAGATCCCCGACTTCTTCATCCCACCCAAGTTGGTGTGCTGCCCCCCAGAAGCCGATACTCCAGAGATGACGCCAAAGAACGGGCTGCACTCCTCCACATCCGAGCAGATCATCTGCAGCAAGACGCCTCAGGGTGGCTCACGCAGCCCACGCCTCATCTGCAAGCTCACTGGAGACACCAAGAACCTGCTCAAGGCTGCCAACCGCCACATAATCCAGATCGAGAGTGCCGATGACTTAGCAGCAGGTGACATTGGTGATCTCACCACCAATGCTGACCCTCAGTCCCAAACCGCCATGTCCTTGCCTTATGTACCCAAAGCGCAGACCTCGTATGGCTTTACCACTTTGATGGAGAGCCCTCACACACGGCGCAAGGAGTCGCTATTCCACAGTGACCCCACCAGCCCGCTCACATCCCCCAGTGCTCAGCGCAAGACACAAGGCAACAGCAACCACCTCAACCCAGGTGACTGCAATACCTCACACTCCAACCCATATCGCTACTTCAGTGGAGGTGAAAGTGACACGTGCTCCTCAGCAGAGTCATCACCGTTCGGATCACCCTTGCTTTCAAGGTCGGCCTCGCTTCTCCGAATGTTCACCCATGAGACTCAGGCTAAAGTATCACGTGCTAAGCGCTCATTTGCCCGTCACAGCTCTCTCTCGACGGACGATTGCAGCTCGGTGGAGAACAGCCCCAATATTCAGCGGCGTTTCAGATGTCCGCCATCACCTGCATTCGGAAGCCGTAAAGCAGGCGCCAGCATTGACCGCCTCACCCAGCACACCGTCAAACTGCACAAAGGAGGAATGCTGCGTCTGTGCACAGACTACGACACACAGGCAGCACGGCTCCGGGTACGCGTGCTTGCCGCTGAAGACCTCTACGATAAGCATGTCGACGTGAAGAGCATCAACTGCTGTGTGTCACTCTACCTGAACCCAGGCAAGCTGCAGAAGCAGAGAAGCAACATCATCAAAAACAGCCGCAATCCCGTCTTCAATGAGGACTTCTTCTTTGACTCCTTGCCTGCTGCACAGGTCAAGAACCTGGCGATCAAGATGAAGGTGGTAAACAAAGGCACCAGCCTGAAACGGGACACGTTGCTTGGGGAGAGGGAGGTTCCCCTTAAAGATCTGCTGCATGGTATTTAG